TACTCAGATCCTTCATACTAGCACTCTTCCTGCTCTTACAATCCCGCGAGAACGTCGAATTAGACGGATTCTTCATCTTCAATGTATTCTCAAACATAAGTCTCACGTTCTTCACGGTATCAGGATCAGGTAGTTCTTCATCGATAAGCTCACGGTTTACCCTAATAGGATGATAAAAGAAATGCTTCCTGATAGACGATTGTTTCGGGCTTTTAGCATTGACATCTGAACTCTCGCAACTTCTCTGGCAATTCTCTGCGTCCGTTTTCTTCTGTATAGCTCCTGCTATCTTACAGCTTGGCTCTGATCTCGCCTTTCCAACGTTGGATGGTTTGCGCTCTATGGTTTCCGCGCGTACTGGTTCTATAATCACAACGTTATTATCCAACAGAAGCTCCTGGAAGGAATATTCTCGCAGGTATTGGATCAATCCCTCGTACGTGACGTCATTACGAGCATTAGTGTACATGTTCTTGCCGAACATGTTCGACTTGACGATCTTGTAACGAACATGATCGAACTCCTGATCGTCATCCGGCTGACACTCGATCGAATCCACGCAGCTGATCGATCTTGTCAGATTACCGTGCATCTTTTGACTCTCGTTCTCCTTTGACGATAATCCCTTGTCTGTGCAGTTAGACACGTGATCCTCATCGATGCCATCGTCGACGGATCTCCGTCTGGTGTCGCTTCCGGATTCTGATCCTAAACCCAGATCAGAGCTCTCTGATCGTGCCTCGAAACCTAAGCTTCCTTTCACTACGCTACAAGCCTTCCCGATGATGTTCGATGTCTCTTTGACGATCCTCTCGAATCTACCTTCCGTCTGTTTTCCCTTAATACCATCTTTCTGCGAGTTTTTCTGCTCGGAAGTGTTCCTCGCGTTCACCACGCTCGTGTTCGCCTCACGTTCTTCCTGGTTTACGCTCTAAAACGACAGAAATTGCACTTTGTAAGGAATGCAAGTTCTTTGGGATGTTTCATGGTTGAATGGTCTTATATGTGATTACGTTTTCAATATTGCAACTGCGGAGGAACAAGGTTGGAGATTctattaaagaaattgaagtGAAAGATGTGTCCGAGGAAGAGAAAGCTTTTATCCGTATATATCATTAGGCTACCTTtcgaacgaaaatattttgtacacgtaTAAACCGCTTGATgatcgaaaatattttgcaactaTATAAAGATACTTGATCGctaagaatattttctaattgtatAAACACGCTTCATGGTATTTTAAATTTGCCATTAATCTTTAAATTAGATGTTAATCTTTGCCGGAGAATCTTccaaaatttacatattttataaatctacAGAATTTATGAAAACTGATAAATCGTTCCGTTTAAACATTCTACGATTTCTAAGATTAAACTGGATAAAATGAATCGAGAGATGgagaaattattctttatcaCTTACCTCTACGTTCTTTAGAGCTCCGTCAACCTCGTCGATCTTCCCGTTCGACTGCACCAGGTCGATACAATTGCCTGACTCCTGTCCATTACTCTGAAACTTCTCGTTCTTTTGCTCTTCCTTCTTAAAGGAACCAACTTCGATGGTAAGACTTCGGTGTCGCCTCTTGGTCACGTCGCTATCGATGACCTTGAGCACCTGTGGCCTGCGCGACATGTCCTCCTGCTCCTCCGTGTCCGAGATCCAAATCGATTTATAGTCTTCCGCCTCCTCGACTTTCCGATCGATCTGTTCCTCTCCTACTAGCACCAGCTCGTCATCGAGCCTGTATCTATTCTCTTTGATATTCGAACACGTGGATCTTTGGTCTACGAATTCGTTTCGAAGATAAGTTATCGAGTCCCTGTCGTCCTCGAAATCCTCTCGAACTTCGTGACGCAGCTCCTTCTTTGTGTTCTGCGGTGATAAATTATCTCTAAATAGACGCAAAGAAccggtttcttctttttgacAATCGAATTCTTCTATGTCTTGTGGGCTGTTCCCTTCCTTGGTGCTGctttctttacatttttccTCGTCCGTAGCGTTGCTCCTCGTGGATGATCTCTCCTCCACGACGCGAGACTCGAGATATTCCAGTGGTTTTAGGTTTGGGTCGTTCCTTTGACGGAGGTTATTGTTACGCGCGTCCTCCTCGTCGAATTCCAAACGCACGTTCGATAAAGGTAAGAGGTTCAGAACGTCGAAGTACTCTAGCTCGCCATCGTCTTCGAATAGAATGCTGTCCAGGCTCCTGTGCTCCTTCCGTTTACGTTTCACCTGAGAATGGAATGTTCTCTGTTCCtttcaaaattgttttatacacGTTCACgtcgtattaatatttataaattatcaaacaACCGAGCAATATACGTATAGTAGAACTCCATTTTTGTCAGAATTCAATGGAATGAATATGTTTTCTAttccttttaaaattattgtatacCTGTTCACGTTGTgctgtatatattattagctaACAGAGCAATAAACGTATAGTACAACTGCATGTTTATCAGAATCTAATTGTAAGAAGGAAGATCCTGGACCAGTCGCGGGAGTATCGATATTCCATCGTAACTTCGAGATAAACGCGACCATCCTCGTTCTCAAACACTATTCGAGATAAGAGTGAATTTATGGGGTATGGTGTATAGTGCGATATAAGGATCGCGCTCTATGTATCCTATAGGAAGCATCAAATGCTCCCGACGAGAAATTTATACGTGTAGTATCGGTTAGTATTCAAATGATTCACAAACACAGACCAAATGATACCAATATTAAAGTCAACATTGATTTAGAATTAACACTAGAATTTAGTACATACGATATTCAGTGTCTGACATTTTCTACTCGGATTCCATTCGTTTAATTAGCTTTATAAGAATATTAGCTTGCATTTCACAATCAATCAATTAACCTTGTATGACATGTAACATAGGAATCCCGTTTCCTGATAATCATCAAATATCTCCGCTTCATATAAATCACTTGAACAATAGAAACGCAAGATCTACCTGAGTGTAGATGCAATCGATACTGCGATTTCCTTCGATTGGCCAGCCGTCTTCGACAATGTCCACTAAATCGCTAACGGTGTCCAACGACTGCACACTGCGGTAACGTCTCGGTGATTCGGGCCAGTCGAGGATGTTCAATCGATCAGGATCGGTCCGATTGCCTCGAGTGTAGTGCAGAGGATCCGGAAACGAGGGGAGTCCCGAAGGAATCGAGTGAAGGCCGCAAGCAGATCTCGAGTGATACGATTTCGCCTCGTTGAATCGTTCGTACGAATCCGAAAGATGCTGTTGACTCTTGCAGAGTCTGAAATATAAAGTACAAATGCATTGGAAAACCATTAAATCGAGACGTAGAAATGTTATGGTAACAACGTAAGATATTGTTTTTGAAATAAACTGGAACTTGAAGATTCGTAGgatttatttctgtttcttaTCGAAGCTATCAGATCTCAGGATAGCATTCGCTGTATAATATACCACGTAATTGAAACCAAAGGTATTTCTGTGCTGGTTATAgtagatagaaaataaatgttatcagataaaattaaataacttaCGTCTTCAACTATAAtaactctttttctttcacatAACGTATTTAACTTTTACgctataaaaatgatttaaaccAATAGCAAATGAAGAAATACATCGATCAATATGTGCAAAAGTGTAGAGTGCAATTCGGAGAGAAAAGTAACAGTTGCATCGTCCGAATAAGTTTTTAGTTTACGGAGATAAATTTATTCTCTATGAATCTTCTCGGATGTTTTTGTTGTTCGATTTGTGATTGAGGAATACATACAAGTAGTTGGAGTTTCCATTTACTAAAACGACGAGAATTAAAGGATTCGGTACGCCTGTTTCAGGTGATTGCATTATTAATGTGGCTTTAACTTAGCAGACCTTTTGCAGCGAACCGTGGAAAGCCGGTGGAaacaaaaagtttcttgaGTGACGTACGACTTGGTTTCATATAGAAAATCTTGTATGCTATGTACAAACGAGTTTCTGGCTGGTCCATGaatttcgaaaatgtttgGCATAGCAGGCAAATTGCAGGTTGGTTAATTTATTCGACCTGCCATAGCTTTCCCTTCGAATTGACCAATTCAACGAACACTATTCGATATTATCCAACGTGAAGTGAATACATTCGCTGTTATTCGCGCACATATCGCGTTGATTGTTATTGCACATATTGtgtgtattttaaattcagTACCTTcgtaaaagaaatacaaatttttcctaCGATGTATTAGTTAAATGTTTGTCGTGAAAAACCCTTAATTCTTTGattaatgattaaaattaacaattaacgATTAACAATTTGTGACTTTACGTATACGAAGATAGTACCTGttcaaaattttatacgaGATATTATGGAAGAGAAAATTATGGATATCGATATTTTAGCATCGGTGAATTCGTTAAAcagtagaaattaaattttctgttcGTACGGTAAACAGCAAAAACGATTCTCTTAATTATACTACAGATATTACTTTGCTATTTGCACCGTTTCGATTAAACTGGCTACGAAGCTTGTAACTGATTGGAATGGTAATTTTCGAGCAGATATTATTCTCTACAAGAACGTGTAAAAAAACCGACGATTGGGCGAAACAAAGTATCGTGTCCTACGAACAGAGCTGTTGCATGCAGTTAAAAAGCTCGAACAAGCTCCTTATGCTTAACCCGTTCTATGGTAATTAGCGTTTCTTAATGAAAGATAGTTATCTTGTAATACGCGAGTCACGCGATTTAAATACATTGCTCTTCTTCATGCTTGATCgtattgttatttctttcgtacAAAACGACAGAAGCAGATTATCCTTCATAATCGCTCGAATTTCACAAagacgaaaatttatttcatttcacgtACTTCGTAATGCTTCTAATCGCGATGATTCACTTATTTAACCATCGATAGCGATTCTTCAGTAGACGAGACTTTCCAAACTATATTTAGTTACTATAATTAAACCAATAACGTAAGTGACGTAAGACTTTTTTGCGATAAGATCACAAGGATACAGAGATCGTAATTACAAGCATTTTTGTTCGATAACTAACGGATGTTCCCGAATGATCTCATCGCCGTTTCTGAGACCACGTTTGTTCTAACATACCTATCCTTCAAAGAATTGCGATCTATCAGCTTGGCTCGTGGAATCAATTGATGCCTCCTAGGCAAATCGAAGGTCGATTGCCCGAGCCTGAAGTGATGCGCCTCTCGATCGTGTCGAGATTCGTCCTCGGATATCACCGCAAGGCTCCTTGTTCGTTTCAAGAGCTTCCTGCGGTCCTGCGTGGACTGCGCTGAATTGGCCTCGTGTCGTCCCCCTTCTCTGTAATCgatcaaattaaatattaaacatattaatCCTGTTTGCTTATCATTGACGATAATACTTCTTCGATAATACCTTAAGAGACTTTTAAAGTATAGTACATCAATAATTGATTTTCAAAGATAATTAACTAGCACTTTGAAACTTTCATTTGTCACGAAACTTTCGTGGGAAGCTTTGTTCGAATTTTGGCCACCACGTGCCAATGGAAATTATGTACTCTGGttgtttcgaaaatttcattaagaaTTCAGTGACAATTTTCTCGTACTTGTTACGAAAATTTGTCGTCATTTCTATATTGCATTTTCAAATTAGTTTCAAACTTGAGATTATCcactttatttctttcgaagattttattaaatgtccaataataattttcttgcgCTTGTTACGAAAATTTTTAGTACTCGTAATTTCTACGTATATTTTCAAGtttatttgaaactttatCAATACGATCGTGATAGTCGAGTTTCATAACAGTGACAATGACGAAATTTCGTAATGTTTGTACaacacatataatatattcgtgaAAGTTGTCTCCTATTATAAGAGATGTTATTTCAAGTATGATGAAagcatatttaaaatgaataaaaggcCTTGCATGTGTTTGATCAATAATACTAAGAAGAAGCATCGCGTTGGCGTAAACCCTTTTATATCCGTAAGAAATCACCTGTTCTTTCGATGCGCTTATTCCGTGCACGAATCATAGATCGAGCATGATCCGCATAAAAAATTCGCCCAATACACCGATACATACTATTTCATATGTTTACGTAATCCTTTGACAAACTCTCGCAAAACACTGTGTTTTCCAAGAAGCATCGCCTTCTGTAAAAACCTTTTGTTAACGCGCGGTAAATTGTACGATATTACGTTTTTTAAGAGAATTGCAAATTTTGCGTTTGTCGTTAGAGAAAACAAAGTTAGAAGTTTCGTAGCACTGATCTTTCTGGACATCAAAATCCATGTATAcggataaataatttcaaatagctTACGCACCACTTTCTacgataaattcaaattattattttcttcgaagtttatgaaattatttaatcagTAAAAGTATAGCAtatttttttacgaaaattgCGAATATATTTAATCGAATAACAATCGCAGAATACGTACgataaacgttaaaaataaatgttacctcgatgaataataatttcgaataaaatttgccACACTAATATACGTATACGAGAACTtccatattaattttaaacatagtattaatattaattgtaaaaatagaaGATTCCCTATGTGAATCAATGAGTGGCTATAGACGCCCTATGTGATAcacgttaattaaatttcactaTGTTCATCCTCGTTTAATGTTTATCCTGCGTTCGCAGATATCGTGTGTTCAAGCTTGATTATCGGTACATCTAAAAAAACTAGTTATACGAGTCCCCAAGATCGTGGCGACAGTGCTCTAACGATTCCTTTCAACCATCAGTAATTGATCCATTACTATACTTTTACTGAATAACGATGCAGCAAAGCATCGATGTATTCGTATGAACAGAGGCCATAATCAACAAAGTAGTCACGCAACGTTCGCTTATTTGAAAACTGAAGGAAACCACGCCTTTATGGGTCTACTTGCTCGACCAGCGTTGATAGAAACTAGAAGCAATTTGTTCTATTTCGAGAGATTTAAGAAATTGCACTTCCATATTATCAATGAAACAGTTTACAAACTTGGAACTTAACGAGAAGCTCTACGAACTTTAATATCTTGGAAAAATGTTATGCACGATTGAATAGAGTCGAAACGATGCATTGGAAATGTCAAATTTGACGTAATATGTTTAtaacgaaaatatgaaaacttTAAAATTGGCCATCATGAATAGTCAGAGTATTCgtatgatttttctttttatatgagACTAAATTTGGGAAAAGTACCATGAGAGTTGtaagaaacagaaatttaGTATTTGGAAAAAGTTAAAAGCATCctgttgaaaaatttgttaatgtaTAAACTATTTCAAGCGAAACGTGAAACTGTAACAACTCTGTTCCTGGAatttttgaattataaaaCAGGTAATTCTTCTAAATGTGgaataatgaaacaaattaAAGTCGAAGTTGATCAAAATTAATTGCTGATGTTAAAGTATATTGAGTCAtatggaaattatttcaattaagtATATGACGTATGAATTAAATGtagtaaaaacaaaaaaaaaagacccCTGCGATTAGTTTTATTTGAACGCATAACATTTCAtgcataaatttattatgtattcaTATTTCCACCTCGACAAaagcaaatattaattttcgcaAAAACAACCGTATGTATGTTTTCAGcaacttgaaaaataaaaaatcaaggggttctataaaaaataaaattcaactttTCAGAATTACTAATATGTCtgttaattgaataaaaaggcgcaggaaaattaaaattatcaactttactaaaataaaacgttttatGTTTAAAAGGTTAGCAACGCGGTAATGACTTTTAGCACAACAGTGTCAATCGTACGGACTGTCAACGAAATCGAAGTATTTGTAAGAAGCAAACTCGTCAGACGACTTTTGAATGGCTGAAAACACGACAAAGTCTTGATTATTCGATTTGTATAACCATCCTTGAGAAAACAGATCCCTAACAGCTTTCCGGAATAATTAGAGCAATCAACCGCGTGACGGTGGAAAGGTCATCGCGAAATTCGTGTCATGATTACTCCATAATGAAATGCACAAACTCAGCATTCGTGATTCGTATACTAACGACAATACGAAGTCATATATGACGATCTCGTCAGTGCATCGTGACACTTGTACAAATAAAGCGTGtaatttaaacgatataatatggtaatcgaaattttgttaaaatgcGAACATACGAATCCGAATATATTACGATCCAATGAGGCTTCtttcgatttcttcttttttcaatttcatcaaAACAAATTTATCTTCTAGTTGCTCTTCAAGTTCGAGTCCCAAGACAACAACAACACATAGCCTCGTCATATTAAATCAGTTTCATTGCCtaataaaattcaactttGAATATGGCGCCCATTGAAAAGTAATTTACCTCTTTTCCCGTCGAATTGCCCACAAACTCGATATCGCAAACTTTCCCTTTCTATTGATTTGACTTTAATGCATCTTCAGAAAATCAGATATTACTTAATCGTAGGACGTAACTTTTCTTGTCGCATCGTTCATGTCATTAACAGACAGATAAATTCAACGAGCTGGAAAATTCAGCGAAATTTACGACCGAAAATCACCTGCTTATCAACATAAAAGCATCGACAATACCGTTTAATATGCTTGAAGGAGGTTGCAGTTTAATTTACTACCGATGttttttgcttgaaaattttttttcgGTCGTTCAACTCGTTATTGAGatcttttatttcgtaaataaCTCTCGAATGCTTTCAAAAATGAATATCAAGGCACGATCTCGATGCAGTAAAAGAATCGCAACCTTTTTTTTAGCGTGGCTAATGGCCGACTCAAGATCGTTGGTTTTTCCGCTCGAACAGCCAGAAACTGCAAGTAAACGCGTCCTTTCGACCGCCTTTGCGAACACGAATCCTTGAAGCCAGGATGCAAATGGCGTATCGTCATCTCATTGTGTTCGACTGAGCACGGCGAATCGTTACGTAAGATTTTTGCCGAGTTATCTCGGCCACTTTTACGAGCCATTTTTCGAGCTACGTGAACTGACTCGGGGCTCTTTATCTTTAGGTACTTTTcttttccatctttttctcCGAAAAATATCAGGAAATTTTAAACAGGCAACTTTTAACGAAGACCTTTCAGAAATTTCACATGTTTGCTTCTTCAAAGGTTTCGTGTTCTTTGCGactatttgtataattacatGCAGCATGTTGGCAATTAGATAGCGATCTTTTGAACTGTTTATCGTGGTTATAACGAGtacagaaattttttttaaaactttaaatggTCTCAAAGAGAACAAGACAGCGTTTCGATATAAATTACTTAGATAATTAAATTGTGTCACTTTTCTATTGAATTGCAATGGGAAACGTCATAAAAGACATCAAGATAAATATGTTTGCAGAAAGAATCTTTTTTCTTGATTTTCTATCGAACAATAGCCAGACAAATAACGCTGTGTAACATAAGAAAATGCCTTTTGtgctattatttttgttttccttGCAATAGTAAAAGCCCACGCAATTATTCAGTGATTTTCGATCGCTGATTCAATTCAGACCCGATTACGCTCGTCTGCGCTCTTTACTCAAGCAACGCATATCAGAAAATCGATCGCGTGCAAACTCAGCTCGAACTTACAGCTTTAACGGACTTATCGATGCTTTTACGGCACGTTTTAGCACAATTTTTATGATGTTAACTAAAAATTGTCGCACGCGAACAACAGAAAAAACGAAACGCGATAACCCTCTCGCGATTACCTTTCGAATCCCTTTGTTTTTATCCCTCGGTAAAGTTTTTATCATGAATGAAACCACATCCGCGGTCGCTAACTTTTAATTGCATTATTTTCCTAAATACAATACAAAGCTTCAAAATGTTCTATTTATATGTCGCAAAAGTAACATAACAAATTTATCTCATTTTTTTGGAATCTTCATATGAAAAGAACAAATTGCAtacgaattattataaaagtagaATAATTACTTGATAAGTAGTATTGGCACTTGCAATGTCAGACGAAGGAACTTTCAGAGAAAAGTACGGAAAACACTATAATTTAGGGAAACGAGATCATACTCGATAAGAGAAACGTGAAtagatgtaatataatatatctactATACTCCAGAATGGATGTCTGTTATAAGCACAGCGAAATGGCAgcaagaattttaatatcgccATCCTAATTTGTCATCCGTCTGTATTCtccaataaataaacaattaaacaACCGATTAAATTATTCGGAAAATTGTAATGCCTGCGTGGATAAAGCATAACGAACTTCATTCGTAAGTTTCGGTTCGTTAATCCGCGAAGAACTCAAAGTTTGATTCGCATTGATGGGTTTGCGTGAGAGCGAACTTTTCGAGGCTAGTTGAAGGGACGCTTGCACGTTTGAACGAGTTTACGATAGGATCTTTCGTGACGAAGCATCGAATACCAGAGTGATTCGGGATTTATGAACTGTTAACTGAGCAAATGGAAATGAACGTTGCGCCTTAGAACATCGGCTAATTCGATTACACTTTCTCGCCTGCTTTCTCACCAAGCGCAACATGTCTCCCCTGTTGATTAACACGAGGAATCGGAgttagaaactttttaattgtaagtacaacttgaaatatctttcaacAAGCTTTTAACTACGGAAAGTGTAAGCCTTTCTTCGATAGTAGGTAGATTACTTTCGTCGTACATTTTGGAACAAAATAttcgatagaatattttagtGTATCCATTAAGATACTTAATTTTAATACTCTGTAATTGCAGAATATCAGTTCAGTAGTTTTTAGTAACTTGTCCAATTTTTGACGCGGTTTAATTTCCTTTGTATACTGaacaaatataacaaataatatttttgttcatcTAACGAAAATCGATTATCATCTTACGTTTGTCAATTACGAATAATAATGTCGTCCTCTATTTCGTATCTAAACATTGACATCCACTTGATAATATAAACATTGCGTTAATCAAATATCTATTTAGTGTTATTCTTCGCTATTCATAGTtccattaatttatcattctAACTGGCCAAGTAGAACGATGTTAAATACACGCTGTTGAGTATGTCAAAATAGGAACAAAAACCACAGTTCGATCATACCGTTGAAAAGATAATAGACATAACTGGGTTAACAGCTATCGCGACGTCGAAAAAACATCTCTACCTATTGACATTCTTTCAACCCCATTTTCCTATCTTAAAGCTTCCAATCAATTTAATCAAAGCATATTGATAACTCAATCTCGTTCAATGATCATCAAACACATAGCCATTGATCACGATTCAAACCGGATGAAGAATTCCTCAATAACGTCCTACACATTCATCTAACGCGTTGACATTGCCTCTTCCCCTCTCATACCGTATCTGTGAACGTATTGGAATCGATACAGGCTTCCGGTTGATCGGACGTCGATCATTGCACTCGCATGTGGCCACAAAGGAAAGGCCTGAATCTGTATGCCGAGAGAAACGCAGCAGGAATATCTTATGACACAAACCGGAAGAAGTTCCGCGGTCTGAACAGTCGATGGTTCACGTCTGGAAACAACTCGTGTTGTTCCCTTGTTCATGGGTCAAAGAAGTTTGTTCATGCCGCCAGAGTGTCGTGAACATCTTGTAATCATAGTCGTTATCTTAACGATCAACTAATTTTGTATGCATCGTTGCAGACGTGTTCGTAGACTTAGTTGGTATTTTgaaagattttattaaatttgcaaaTGAATTGAGCAGGTTCTCGTGGAAGAGGGATTCGTAAAATAAGATGATGGATCGAATACATCGTGTTGGAAGTTTCGGTATTCTAGCTCTTTAAATAAGAACTAAGTTTTGATCGATAGCTATACTGGATCTCGAAGACTTTTGTTccttttatatttagaaaataatatggGCTGTTTTTTCAAAGAGTGGCTTGTCAGAATTAATCCTGATATATCGCATGATGTAGAAATCGTAGTAATTTCTGGTAGATTcttctatcattttttatctcttttcttAATCTTCTCTTGCAGAGTATAACAGCACGTTATAATTTGAAACGACGTTTAGGAAGACTGCTAGGTTATTATAATGTTCCTCTCTGGGATATATCTCATTTTAAAAGTTATATTTAACTTATCTTGTTTCAGATTTAAGTATACTATAGttggtaatattatactatcggattagtttaaaagaaaaagttcgTCGCAAAAACGTCAGacaagtatttaaaaaagtacgaactcaTAATGACTTGACAGTTGTAATATCCTTCCTGGCGATTAGCATTTCTGTTATCCAGTAAATTACCATTCAATTGAATAAGCAATATTTCGCTGctaaaaaatatcattctcGATATTTCCAATTTAAAATTCCCATCTGCTTAATGTCACGCTATTCCATGTGCATACAAATTTGCCACACAAACTGTATCGTAAAACTTAACTAATATAACAGACCAGAGAAACCTGTT
Above is a genomic segment from Bombus fervidus isolate BK054 chromosome 4, iyBomFerv1, whole genome shotgun sequence containing:
- the Jv gene encoding javelin isoform X1; its protein translation is MGGVQSGTHTLGEALWVQERQRQKCHREGGRHEANSAQSTQDRRKLLKRTRSLAVISEDESRHDREAHHFRLGQSTFDLPRRHQLIPRAKLIDRNSLKDRLCKSQQHLSDSYERFNEAKSYHSRSACGLHSIPSGLPSFPDPLHYTRGNRTDPDRLNILDWPESPRRYRSVQSLDTVSDLVDIVEDGWPIEGNRSIDCIYTQVKRKRKEHRSLDSILFEDDGELEYFDVLNLLPLSNVRLEFDEEDARNNNLRQRNDPNLKPLEYLESRVVEERSSTRSNATDEEKCKESSTKEGNSPQDIEEFDCQKEETGSLRLFRDNLSPQNTKKELRHEVREDFEDDRDSITYLRNEFVDQRSTCSNIKENRYRLDDELVLVGEEQIDRKVEEAEDYKSIWISDTEEQEDMSRRPQVLKVIDSDVTKRRHRSLTIEVGSFKKEEQKNEKFQSNGQESGNCIDLVQSNGKIDEVDGALKNVESVNQEEREANTSVVNARNTSEQKNSQKDGIKGKQTEGRFERIVKETSNIIGKACSVVKGSLGFEARSESSDLGLGSESGSDTRRRSVDDGIDEDHVSNCTDKGLSSKENESQKMHGNLTRSISCVDSIECQPDDDQEFDHVRYKIVKSNMFGKNMYTNARNDVTYEGLIQYLREYSFQELLLDNNVVIIEPVRAETIERKPSNVGKARSEPSCKIAGAIQKKTDAENCQRSCESSDVNAKSPKQSSIRKHFFYHPIRVNRELIDEELPDPDTVKNVRLMFENTLKMKNPSNSTFSRDCKSRKSASMKDLSSIDDSHFDEMSEKVDEATRCSSRAKDLTKLFENMEKSTSSTASVVGCKDELDSPRCESKTRILAQSFEARSGHTSPSDSTSSKNKMNRYHHHHHHHNNWDAGSVSSGVSSDYPDTDPGSGVQCISSEDEEVDCHENDVTESGGSNHYVSPDVLKKIRECGTSVTYYGGKVVNSSNGPLISPVVENRFKCVDGSNDYVKFRLIKSNSCDSRFELTGRLVENHLRHRNRDRAPDLSQYTIAETPSIEITTLDKQEDKDEDEKVRSEDENNRIKEVKREPPVVIGLEPKKEENKEAKDIKVDFKLGDLEDAKSDYASRFIGSALNRWQVNENNWRTDDFGKMEFEEFEVLEDSLNGTESQRLETS
- the Jv gene encoding javelin isoform X2, producing MFAVKIVYCQVTMEFVENAGNAREGGRHEANSAQSTQDRRKLLKRTRSLAVISEDESRHDREAHHFRLGQSTFDLPRRHQLIPRAKLIDRNSLKDRLCKSQQHLSDSYERFNEAKSYHSRSACGLHSIPSGLPSFPDPLHYTRGNRTDPDRLNILDWPESPRRYRSVQSLDTVSDLVDIVEDGWPIEGNRSIDCIYTQVKRKRKEHRSLDSILFEDDGELEYFDVLNLLPLSNVRLEFDEEDARNNNLRQRNDPNLKPLEYLESRVVEERSSTRSNATDEEKCKESSTKEGNSPQDIEEFDCQKEETGSLRLFRDNLSPQNTKKELRHEVREDFEDDRDSITYLRNEFVDQRSTCSNIKENRYRLDDELVLVGEEQIDRKVEEAEDYKSIWISDTEEQEDMSRRPQVLKVIDSDVTKRRHRSLTIEVGSFKKEEQKNEKFQSNGQESGNCIDLVQSNGKIDEVDGALKNVESVNQEEREANTSVVNARNTSEQKNSQKDGIKGKQTEGRFERIVKETSNIIGKACSVVKGSLGFEARSESSDLGLGSESGSDTRRRSVDDGIDEDHVSNCTDKGLSSKENESQKMHGNLTRSISCVDSIECQPDDDQEFDHVRYKIVKSNMFGKNMYTNARNDVTYEGLIQYLREYSFQELLLDNNVVIIEPVRAETIERKPSNVGKARSEPSCKIAGAIQKKTDAENCQRSCESSDVNAKSPKQSSIRKHFFYHPIRVNRELIDEELPDPDTVKNVRLMFENTLKMKNPSNSTFSRDCKSRKSASMKDLSSIDDSHFDEMSEKVDEATRCSSRAKDLTKLFENMEKSTSSTASVVGCKDELDSPRCESKTRILAQSFEARSGHTSPSDSTSSKNKMNRYHHHHHHHNNWDAGSVSSGVSSDYPDTDPGSGVQCISSEDEEVDCHENDVTESGGSNHYVSPDVLKKIRECGTSVTYYGGKVVNSSNGPLISPVVENRFKCVDGSNDYVKFRLIKSNSCDSRFELTGRLVENHLRHRNRDRAPDLSQYTIAETPSIEITTLDKQEDKDEDEKVRSEDENNRIKEVKREPPVVIGLEPKKEENKEAKDIKVDFKLGDLEDAKSDYASRFIGSALNRWQVNENNWRTDDFGKMEFEEFEVLEDSLNGTESQRLETS